Proteins co-encoded in one Planifilum fulgidum genomic window:
- a CDS encoding MDR family MFS transporter, translated as MEHLSKRKKITILIAIMVSLLFVSLNQTIVGTALPRIVADLGGMDLFNWVFTIFMLTSSVTAILVGKLSDLYGRKPFVLAGLTLFIAGSFLCGTADTILQLILYRGLQGFGGGMIMSTAFTSVGDLFPPRERGRWQGLMSASFGLASVFGPTLGGYIVDHWDWHWVFWVFLPFGLVALVLIIRLFPSATERRREKVDYLGSLFLTLTIVPMLLAFSWAGNRYDWLSFEILGLFGFTLIALAAFLWIEVRASSPVLPLDLFRNSIFTISNIVGFLTGMGMFGTIMYTPFFVQGVQGVSATSSGFIMMPMTLSMVIASTVSGQIISRTGRYKKLALFGLAVMAAGLFSMSRMDVDTPLHTTVINIILVGAGLGISFPIFTLTVQNAVEHARLGVATASNQLFRQMGGTIGVSVMGTIFSHQMESEMKQMVKDLPQASGAGGNAEMWSSFQDPQILMDPDRLERIRSALPEGAAPLFESLLKLVKESFALAIEHVFFAGTLVVLLAFLLTFFLREIPLRQSNRTGEKEAKVKGPVPQTEG; from the coding sequence TCACCATCTTGATCGCCATTATGGTATCGCTCCTGTTCGTCTCCCTGAACCAAACCATCGTGGGAACGGCACTGCCCCGGATCGTTGCCGATCTGGGCGGAATGGACCTGTTCAACTGGGTGTTCACCATCTTCATGCTGACTTCCAGCGTCACCGCCATTTTGGTGGGAAAACTGTCGGATCTCTACGGGCGAAAACCCTTTGTGCTCGCGGGGCTCACCCTCTTCATCGCCGGCTCCTTCCTGTGCGGAACCGCCGACACCATTCTCCAGCTGATCCTATACCGCGGACTCCAGGGATTCGGCGGCGGGATGATCATGTCCACGGCCTTCACCTCCGTCGGGGATCTGTTCCCCCCGCGGGAGAGGGGACGCTGGCAGGGGCTGATGAGCGCCTCCTTCGGCTTGGCCAGCGTTTTCGGCCCGACCCTGGGCGGATATATCGTCGACCACTGGGATTGGCACTGGGTGTTTTGGGTCTTTCTCCCCTTCGGCCTGGTCGCCCTGGTTCTGATCATCCGCCTGTTCCCCTCCGCCACCGAACGGCGGCGGGAAAAGGTGGACTATCTGGGATCTCTGTTTCTGACCTTGACGATCGTTCCGATGCTGTTGGCCTTCTCCTGGGCCGGCAACCGTTACGACTGGCTCTCCTTCGAGATTCTCGGGCTGTTCGGATTCACCCTGATCGCCCTGGCCGCATTTTTGTGGATTGAAGTCCGGGCCTCAAGCCCCGTGTTGCCCCTGGATCTGTTCCGAAACTCGATCTTCACTATTTCCAACATCGTCGGTTTTCTGACAGGGATGGGCATGTTCGGAACCATCATGTACACGCCCTTCTTCGTTCAGGGAGTGCAGGGCGTCTCCGCCACCTCCTCGGGCTTTATCATGATGCCGATGACCCTGAGCATGGTGATCGCCAGCACCGTCAGCGGACAGATCATCAGCCGGACCGGCCGGTACAAGAAACTGGCCCTGTTCGGCCTGGCAGTCATGGCCGCCGGGCTCTTCTCGATGTCCCGGATGGATGTCGACACCCCCTTGCACACCACGGTCATCAACATCATTCTTGTGGGGGCCGGGCTGGGCATCTCTTTCCCGATCTTCACCCTGACGGTGCAAAACGCCGTCGAACACGCCCGCCTCGGCGTCGCCACCGCCTCCAACCAGCTGTTCCGCCAAATGGGCGGGACCATCGGCGTGTCGGTCATGGGGACGATCTTTTCCCACCAGATGGAAAGCGAAATGAAACAAATGGTGAAAGATCTGCCGCAGGCTTCGGGCGCGGGCGGCAACGCCGAAATGTGGAGTTCCTTTCAGGATCCCCAGATTTTGATGGATCCCGATCGCCTCGAGCGCATTCGGAGCGCCCTTCCGGAGGGGGCCGCGCCGCTGTTTGAATCCCTGCTCAAGCTGGTGAAAGAGAGCTTCGCCCTGGCGATCGAACACGTATTTTTCGCGGGAACGCTCGTCGTCTTGCTCGCCTTCCTCCTCACCTTCTTCCTGCGGGAAATCCCCCTCAGACAGTCCAACCGGACCGGAGAAAAGGAGGCCAAGGTGAAAGGACCCGTGCCGCAAACTGAAGGCTGA